In Nicotiana tabacum cultivar K326 chromosome 10, ASM71507v2, whole genome shotgun sequence, the DNA window attttcgagATGATACGTAGCCAATTACTCCTATTGTTTAAAGACATTCATTTTTTTGAGGAAAAAAGAGCAATTGAGCTTTAAATTAAAGTGAAATACTACTccttccgttttaatttatgtgatagTGTTCGAATTTCGAGAgccaaataaattaatttttatcgTAATTTTTTCATATGCCTTTTcaatatttaaattattaatttttgaaatttataaTACTTTTTACGTAATTTttgaatatgtaaattttatttcaaaaaattaaaaaattctaTGTCATCATGCACgaccaaaattaaaaagtttaaatcTCCAGTAAGAATAATTTGTCATATTCCTTTTCCAAGTGAACAAAATGCTATTTTGTATATTAATTTGGTGAAGAAGAAGAGTTAAATATAATAGTCTTACACATTCCATTATTTTGCATCTTAAACAAGCATAAGAAAAATTACATACACAAACAAAAAACAAGCAAGGGAAACAAGAAGAAAAGCAGCACTGACAAATATTTGGCACATTTTAAAAAAAGTGCCAAACAACCAAGACCACTCTACTAAATGAAAAGCATAATTTAGAGAGACTTTTCTCAAATATACAATTGCAGATTCTCGTGATTAATTAGGCATTGCTCCTGAATGAACCAAGTGCTTTGACTGCTCCAGCCCTCAATATGAATTGATGGTAAAATGCAGCAATTGCAGCTCCAATGAAAGGTCCAACCCAAAATATCCACTGTCACACAAGTAAATTAATTAACCAAAACATATTAGGAGGAAGACCTAGAGCAAGGGTAAAGTTGTCTCTGTGTGATCTATAGGTGATGGGTTCGAGTCATGGAAATGGCCACTAATACTTGCGTTATGGTAGACAGCCTACATCACACCCTTTTGGGTGCGACACTTTCTCGGACCCTGTAGGAATGAGGGATGTTTTTTCCATTGGGCTTTTTAGTGCTTAGataagtttgtttgttttgtagcACGGGGGGATAGAAAGTGTTTTTTCCCGCAGTAGGGTAGGGAGAGATTCTTTCTCTTTACTAGAGCCAAGACTGTACGAGGAGAGAAAGACTTAAGTCGACTCAAGTGGAAATAATCAGACTGCTTCCATACCTTATCTCAGGTTACCCCTTAGTGCGGGTATGGGGCACTTCGTCAGCAGTAGTAAAAAGGCAGCCCAGTACACAAAGCTCTGGCATGTGTGGGGTCCGGAAGGGTTGGAGATAAGGGTTTAATGTACGAAGTCTTATCTTTCATTTTTGTAAGAGGCTATTTCTACGGTTTAAACTCGTAACCTCCTAGTCATATAGCAATAACTTTACCCGCTACGTCAAGACTCCCCTGCTACTGCCCTTTATTGTAGTTTttttgggggagggggaggggggaggaaTACATAAAGGGCAAAATATATCCAAGTGGttttaaacaaaaaagaaaagtatTTGCTTACTTGGTCATCCCATGCTTTTTCTTTACCATAAATAACAGCAGCTCCAAAACTTCTAGCTGGGTTAATACCAGTTCCAGTTACAGGAATTGTAGCCAAATGAACCATAAACACAGCAAATCCAATTGGAAGTGGTGCCAACACCTTTAATTAATCACATTAAAAATCAAAATTATCAACCCAAACCATCAAAATTAGcattaaaataagtaattaaaaagtcacaaaattataCTTACAGGAACATGAGAGTCTCTAAGCATTTCTCTTAGGATCAGTAGCAGCAAAAACAGTGTAAACAAGAACAAATGTGCCAATAATTTCAGCACCCAAACCGGTACCTGTACTATAACCATCATTCAACGTATTAGCACCACCACCATACTTAACATAGTACGCCTTCTGAAATGCCTTCACCAAACCACAACCACAGATGGCTCCTAAACACTGAGCCAACATATACATAATTGCGCGAACCAACGACACTTTCCTAGCCAAGAATAGTCCAAATGTAACAGCAGGGTTAATATGTCCACCAGAAATACCAGCAGTACAAtaaacaaggacaaaaatcatgCCCCCAAATGCCCATGCAATTCCAAGAATTCCAACACCACCACATTGTTCACCGTTATGGTCAGGGTCAATTTGGCTCTTGTATCCAATCACAGTGAGGACAGTAATGTAGAGAAATAATAAAGTGGCTATGAATTCAGCTATTATGGCTCTGTAAAATGACCATTTTCCTAGCTCCTCAGGGTCAATTAAGGGTGCAGGGGGTGGGTCTTGGTAGTCTTTTGGGGCGTATTCTGTGCCAACTTCAGTGTCCTTAGCCATTTGTTCACCAAAAAATAGACTCATAAGATGTTAAATTTGAGCTTTGCTAATTTTGAGAGAGGAGAATGTCGTGGAGTTGTTAAGGAGTGAAAGGATGTATTTATGGAGAAGCTTTGGATTTGGTATGAGTAATGAGTAATAATTTAAGGCTTCAGTTAGTGGCAGAGTGACCCACCCTCTAACTCGGAAcgaaaatactattcaaaattccaaaaatataccagtatattatgctggagtttcagcataagtatagttgaactccagcatattatactggagttccagcataagtatacttgaactccagcatattatactggagtttcaggataagtatgttggaactccatcataatggagttccagcatacgtacacttgaactccagcataatatactggagttccagcaagtatatctatccagcataatatactggagtttggagcaccggtgctctagtctccagtatattatactggagtcagcaaagtatatcggtccagcataatatgctggagttaatacacaggtgcaccgaactccagtatattatgttggaccgttctctgttacagcaaaatagtggctattttttattaaCATGATTAACGCTggatatttttaaatgaccagtctgaaaactggctataccgtgctatttttactagaTAAGCCTATCATTCGTTAACAATTTAGCCAAAGcaaaaaacaatgaaaaaaggAACGTTGGTTCTAGAAAAGTAAAGAATCTTGCAAATGAcattaaagaaaaaacaaacttATATCAAGGCAAATATTTAtcggaaacaaaaaaaaaaaaaaaaatccaagaaAAGAAGTTCACAAAATTGTAGGCCCCTACCATAGACAAGAAAATCGAAGTGCATGTTAGGCCCCTACTAATAACATAGACGAAAATGGCCATAAACGACATATCAAATCAAACGGCTACATGTGACAAATTACACAAACCGACTATGATTATGAACCATTACTTTTCTTATGATGGATTGGTCCCTACTGGACCGTCCAGTCCAACTTAGCCCCCACATATCCTCAATTCATCTAACCACTAATCTCTCGCCACATCAGCAGCAGCCACCAGATCTATatttttttccctaattttttttGCTATGAGACATGATTACTCCACATTAGTGCCGGCTAGTAAATTATTTCCTAACAAAAACGACTTTATAATACGAGATTTTTGCTTAAGGACGAATGAGTTCTTAATACTCTACCTAAAATTTTTGGTGATTACCTAAATCTCTATCACATAGAGGATTAGAGAAAGTGGTAGAGGTAAAGGGATAATAAAATCATATCTTTACATAAATAATCGATCGAATTTGCTGTTTACTTACTAGTcagtatatatagattatatacaattatacatatattatatgacGTATGAATGCATCCGTGATTACTTTAGGTATCGGATAAAATGACAATTTAGATTAATTTTTCTTATAAAATTAATCTGCATCTATATTGTTACACACTATCACTGCCAATAACAGATTCAAACTACACACACCAAAATTCGATGGCTTATCATGTCCAGCAATTCTCACGCATGCATTTGACAGAACTAACTATGTCTAGCTTGTAATATATGTCTTTAAAAGAAATTGGCACATTTATGAGAATAAAGTACATCAAATCTTGAGCTTTGTCACTGCCCACGCACCACTAATCTATGAAGTCTTGGTAGTACATTGTCGTTTGAGTTTGTTTAATAAGAAAATATGCGCTAATTAGGGGAAATGTCTTGGTCATCAATTTAGAAAGagccaaaaaaagaaagaatatagAGGCCTAATAAGAATGGTGCTAATTAATTAGGGAAACGTCATCGTCACCAATTTAGGAAGAGTCAAAAAAGATAGTAATAGAGATAACTGGTGAAAAAGATTGCCATGTGTCAAACATGTAGAGATCAatagaagaaaatacaataatcGTGAATATACATGTGTTATATTTGTCTTTGTGGACGATATTGAATAGTCGGTGTGCTTTGTCTTTCTTCAATGAACCTCCACTTTGGTCTGCGCCAATTATTGAAAAAGTTGCGTCTCTAACTTCGCACAATTTCATCATTAATGTGCCATTGATCTTTAACAATTCTTCTGAATAGATAATCTTGTGGGGAATAACAGAATTTGATAAACTAAATAGAAAAAGACAGTTCGGTGCCCAAGATATTTCGCATTAATGTAGGATTTAATAGAGGGTAGCACTGCAAGTATTATTAACTATTTTTACGGTTCGAACTCGTAATCTATAGGTCACGCAAAGATAACTGTATTGTTGTTCTAATGTTCCTctacaaaaattaaacaaaaaataagacCTTTATTTGGACTAGAACAAAGTGCCGTCCTATCCTACCGGATTAGGACTCCAAACTCATTTCCTGGAGTTGTGCATGCAATTTACGTATGGGAATGATAAACCTGATCTCTACAAGTGAGATTTAGTTTCAAATCTTAGAACATACATTTAAATGGTTGAACATTTATATGAATGCGACCTTGCAATTTTCCGAGAAATCTTtacaaattttttaaaattaaaaggcgTAATACATGCGGAGACACTTAAAGTTGGCACGATCTTTCATTTAGACACCTGAACTTAATAGAGTTCCTATTGAGCACGTACGTTACATGAACTTTGTTCCAATTAAACACTTCTTGCTGAGTTGGCACATAAAGTGAGTTTCACCCAATATGGGCGCGTGAAAAGCCCAAAAAacagattttttttgtttttttatttccttcttcttctttatgtccACCACCATTTCCACCATTGCCTCCTCCATTTTTCGTCATCTTCTCCGACTCAAATCGCTATTCTTCTTTCGAATCCCATACCAGATTCAAATTCAGCCGAAAACGAAAAGGTGAGTATTTGTGAttggaagaaaacaaaaaggataaagtgaagaagaagaagcctaaCCCAGCTGCCATAACTGAAATTAATTATGTCAAGAAATCTGGATAATGAAGAAGGTAAACAGAAATTTTCCTTTCTAAATCTAGCTCCTTTCCGTCT includes these proteins:
- the LOC107785545 gene encoding aquaporin PIP2-1-like (The RefSeq protein has 1 substitution, 1 frameshift compared to this genomic sequence) encodes the protein MSLFFGEQMAKDTEVGTEYAPKDYQDPPPAPLIDPEELGKWSFYRAIIAEFIATLLFLYITVLTVIGYKSQIDPDHNGEQCGGVGILGIAWAFGGMIFVLVYCTAGISGGHINPAVTFGLFLARKVSLVRAIMYMLAQCLGAICGCGLVKAFQKAYYVKYGGGANTLNDGYNTGTGLGAEIIGTFVLVYTVFAATDPKRNARDSHVPVLAPLPIGFAVFMVHLATIPVTGTGINPARSFGAAVIYGKEKAWDDQWIFWVGPFIGAAIAAFYHQFILRAGAVKALGSFRSNA